Within Mucilaginibacter inviolabilis, the genomic segment GGCTTTTAGCAAATATATTGAATCGTATACTACAGGAGTTATCTCGAAAGAAAGCACCATCCGCATACGTCTTGCCGGACAGGTTCAGGTTACCCATCAGCAAAACGAACAACTTACTGATGACCTTTTTGATTTTTCCCCATCAGTAAAAGGTAAAGCCTACTGGGTTGATACCAGAACTATTGAATTTAAGCCGGCCAGCAAACTTGATCCCGAAAAAAACTACACAGTAGATTTTGATCTGAGTAAACTGATCGAGGTTCCGTCGAAATTTGCCCATTTTAAATTCGGGTTTCAAGTAGTAAAACCTGATTTTAATATAAATTTTGATGGTTTAACAACCGCAACAAATTCATCTGTTGACGAAATGAAATTGGGGGGAACCATCCAGACCGCTGATGCAGAAGATCCATCGCTTGTTGAAAAGCTATTAACCGTTAATTACGAGTTCCCTGTTAAAATAAGCTGGGAGCATAATACAGGTACCAAAGCTCATCACTTTAAAATAACCGGGTTAAAAAGGCAATCTGGCAAGGCTACACCAGTTAGTATTAACTGGGATGGTAATAGTTTGAATATTGATAAGAAAGGTAATCAACGTTTTGACGTACCCGCCATAGGCGATTTTAAGGTATTGGATATACGTGCCGTGCAAGATAATGATCAATATGTATTGGTTCAGTTTTCTGATAATATACTGATTGGACAGGAATTGAATGGCCTTATAGGCATCAATAATATTACCGATCCTGCTTATACCATTGATGGCAGTACGGTGAAAGTTTATTCGCCCGAAAGTCTTCAGGGCAATTACAGTGTATTTGTAAATGAAGGGGTTGAGAACATCTCGCATAAAAAAATCACAAAAACGTATACAGCCAGTGTCTTTTTTGAGAATCGGTTACCGGCTGTAACCATACCTGGTAAAGGTGTTATCCTCCCCGACTCCGGTAAATTGATGATGCCTTTTGAAGCGGTGAATTTGAACGCTGTTGATGTAAGTATCATTAAGATTTATGAAAGCAATGTGCCTCAGTATTTTCAAAGTAATGGTTTTGATGGTGGGCAGGAATTACGTCAGGTTGGTAAACCTGTAGTTCAGAAAACCATCAGGCTTGATAATGATAAAAGCCTTAACCTGAATAAAAAGAATCGTTTTATGCTGGATCTGGATCAGATGATCCGCACAGAACCAGGAGCGATATACCGCGTCGTGATCGGCTTCCGGAAAGAATACTCCCTGTATAACTGTAGCGTTGCCGGAGCAGGCGTAAAAAGTAGTAATAGCGATGGCGATGATGAGGGATATGATGGAGGGGAATATTATAATGATAACAGCAAGGTAAATGATGAGGATGACGACTTTTGGTCGCGTTATGACAATTTTTATCCGGAGGGTTATAACTGGCAGGACAGAAACAATGCCTGTACCCCATCCTACTTTACCAAACAGCGTTGGGCAACACGTAACATTATAGCTTCAAACATTGGCCTTATAGCCAAACGAGGTACCAACAATAATATGCTGGTGGCGGTGACTGATATTCTAAGCGCTCAGCCCATGGATGGTGTGGACCTTGAACTGCTGGATTATCAGAAACAGGTGATCTACAAAACCACGTCGGGCAGTGATGGCATTGTCAAATTTGATCTTAAACGAAAACCTTACTTACTGGTTGCCAAAAAAGGCGCTCAGCGCGGTTATCTGAAATTGGATGATGGCAGCTCCCTGCCCCTCACCCGTTTTAATGTAGGTGGCGAAGAAGTGCAGAGCGGTCTTAAAGGTTTTATATATGGCGAGCGGGGTGTGTGGCGCCCGGGCGATTCCATATATGTATCATTTATACTGGAGGATAAACTAAAAACACTTCCGGCAGATCACCCGGTTCAGTTTGAGTTATATGACCCTAATGGTAAGTTATATAAGCGTATCAGCAAAACAACAGCTTTAGATGGCTTTTATAGCTTTCACACTTCTACAGAAACCTCCTCACCAACCGGTAACTGGACTGCTAAGGTAAAGGTTGGCGGTGCCTTATTTGAAAAGAAGATCAAGGTAGAGACTATTATGCCTAACCGCATGAAGTTGAATCTTTCGTTTGGCGGTGCTGCGGAATTAACCAAAGGCAATAATGCCAATGGTAAGCTGAGCGCGCAATGGTTATTTGGTGGGGCTGCGCAAAATCTCAAAGCCAAGGTCGACGCTTTTTTAACACCCCAAACCACAAGCTTTAAAAAATACGAGGATTATGTTTTTGATGATCCAACACTGGCTTTTAACACACAAACCCAAACGGTATTTGACGGCAAGCTCAGCGCCGATGGCTTAGCTGACGTAGATGCTAATATCAATGTAGAAAAACAGGCACCTGGACAGCTAAGGGCTAATTTCCTGGTTAAAGTATTTGAACCTGGCGGTAATTTTAGTATACAGCAAACTACCTTGCCTTATAACGTATATCCGGGCTATGTAGGTATTAAAACGCCACATGGCAGCGAGCTTTCGGGCATGCTGGTTACGGATCAGGATCATGAGGTTGACATAGCTGATGTAGATGTACATGGCAATGCATTGGCCGGAGCCCGTACTGTTCAGTTAGAATTGTATAAAGTACAATGGCGCTGGTGGTGGGATCAAACCGGCAACGAAACAAGTAATTTCACACAGGATAAATACAATAAGCTTATTAAAGCTGCAACCGTAGAAGTTACCAACGGGCATGGTAAATGGATTCTTCGTGTACCTAAAGCCGATTGGGGCCGCTACCTGATCAAGGTAAAAGACGAGCAAACGGGACACTCTACTGGAAAATTCATTTATGTGGATTGGCCAAACTGGTCGGAAAGGTTACAGCAAACCAACCCTACTGAAGCAGCGATGCTGTCATTCACATCCGATAAAACCAGTTACAAAGTGGGTGAACAGGCAACATTAACCATACCAACAGCTGTCGATGGTCGCGCATTGATCAGCTTTGAAAACGGTAGTAAGGTTTTAAAAACAGCCTGGATAGATACTAAAAAAGGCCAAACGCAATACCATTTTACTGTTGATGAAACTATGGCCCCTAATGTATTTGTGAATGTTACCTTATTGCAAAGGCATTCGCAAACCGTTAACGACTTGCCTATCCGTATGTACGGCGCTATTCCATTACAGGTTGATAATCCGGAAACTATCTTGAAACCAGTGATCAGCATGCCAGACAAAATACGACCTGAAACACAGTCGGCCATTACCGTATCTGAGGCATCAGGAAAGGAAATGACTTATACCATTGCCATAGTTGATGAAGGCTTACTGGATATCACCAATTATAAAACACCTAGCCCGCATGAAGCTTTTTACGCAAGGGAAGCGCTCGGGGTAAAAACCTGGGATCTATTTGATTATGTAATAGGCGCTTTTGGTGGCGGACTGGAACGTATTTTAAGTATAGGTGGAGATGGCAACCTGGGCACTAACAAAAATGTGTCTGTGAATCGTTTTAAACCAGTTGTGAAATTCATGGGGCCATTTCATCTGGGCAAAGGCGAAAAGCAAACTACGCCCTTTAAATTGCCTCAATATGTGGGCTCTGTTAAGGCGATGGTAATTGCCGGTCACGATGGCAGTTATGGTTTTGCTGATAAAGCTGTGGCCGTGAAGAAACCACTGATGATATTGGCCACATTACCTCGTGTGCTTGGCCCAACAGAAAAAGTGCAGTTACCTGTTACCGTATTCGCTATGGAACCGAATATTAAAACGGTTACGGTGTCGGTACAATCAAATGCATTCAGTAACCTGACAAATAATAACACCAAAACAATAACCTTCGCTAAAACTGGAGACCAACTGGTTACATTTGATCTGGATGTTAAAGATTTTGTAGGTGTAGGAAAAGTAAAGATCATTGCCAAAAGTGGCTCTGAAACTGCTGCTTATGATGTGGAGCTGAATGTGCGTAACCCTAATCCACCAGTAACCCGGGTATTGGAAAAGGAACTCAATCCAGGCGAGGTTTGGAATGCAGCATATCAGGCCATAGGCATTAGCGGAACTAATAAAAATACACTCGAAATTGCTTCTATACCTCCTTTAAACCTAAGCAAACGACTCGATTATCTGATAGCTTATCCGCATGGTTGCGTAGAGCAAACTACATCTTCGGCTTTCCCGCAATTGTATTTAGGCCAATTACTTGATCTTTCACCTATTCAAAAGGCTGAAGCGGAACGTAATATCAAAGCTACCATTAACAGGCTTAACGGCTTCCAGGTACAGGGAGGTGGTTTGAGCTATTGGCCGGGTTATGGTGACGCAGATGAGTGGGGAACCAATTACGCCGGCCATTTTATGCTGGCGGCCCAAGCTAAAGGTTATAGTATGCCGATTGGTTTTATTGAGCAATGGAAAAAATATCAAAAACAAAAAGCCCAAACCTGGGCACCGGATCCGCATAAATTTTACGGTGATGATTTGAATCAGGCCTATCGTTTATACCTCCTTGCTTTAGCAGGTTCCCCCGAATTAGGCGCAATGAACCGGCTCAGGGAGTTTAAGTATTTAAGCATTGAGGCAAAATGGCGATTGGCAGCAGCTTATAAACTTGCCGGGCAACCCGAAGCCGGCTTAAGAATGGTTGCTGGTTTACCCACCACCATAAAGCCATATAATACCATGTATGGAACTTATGGCTCCGACCTGCGCGATGAAGCGATGATACTGGAAACCCTTACTTTGCTTGGACAACAGCAAAAAGCAGCAGGATTATTACGCACTGTGGCTTCGAGATTATCCCAGGATGACTGGTACAGTACCCAAACCACGGCTTACTCCCTTATTGCCATAGCGCAATATTGCGGGCAAAACAAAGCCGCTAGCAAGCTTATTTTTAGATATGATGGCGGAGCATCAAAGGGCAATATTAATTCCGCTTCTTATATATGGCAAGCTGGTTTGGCTGCAAACGGCGGAAAAGTGATGGTTAAGAACAATGGCACCAACAAGCTATATTTAAGACTCATA encodes:
- a CDS encoding alpha-2-macroglobulin family protein is translated as MENGYTRFRRRKSIITICASLALILLVVYIIANGRKKTAVDPAFSKYIESYTTGVISKESTIRIRLAGQVQVTHQQNEQLTDDLFDFSPSVKGKAYWVDTRTIEFKPASKLDPEKNYTVDFDLSKLIEVPSKFAHFKFGFQVVKPDFNINFDGLTTATNSSVDEMKLGGTIQTADAEDPSLVEKLLTVNYEFPVKISWEHNTGTKAHHFKITGLKRQSGKATPVSINWDGNSLNIDKKGNQRFDVPAIGDFKVLDIRAVQDNDQYVLVQFSDNILIGQELNGLIGINNITDPAYTIDGSTVKVYSPESLQGNYSVFVNEGVENISHKKITKTYTASVFFENRLPAVTIPGKGVILPDSGKLMMPFEAVNLNAVDVSIIKIYESNVPQYFQSNGFDGGQELRQVGKPVVQKTIRLDNDKSLNLNKKNRFMLDLDQMIRTEPGAIYRVVIGFRKEYSLYNCSVAGAGVKSSNSDGDDEGYDGGEYYNDNSKVNDEDDDFWSRYDNFYPEGYNWQDRNNACTPSYFTKQRWATRNIIASNIGLIAKRGTNNNMLVAVTDILSAQPMDGVDLELLDYQKQVIYKTTSGSDGIVKFDLKRKPYLLVAKKGAQRGYLKLDDGSSLPLTRFNVGGEEVQSGLKGFIYGERGVWRPGDSIYVSFILEDKLKTLPADHPVQFELYDPNGKLYKRISKTTALDGFYSFHTSTETSSPTGNWTAKVKVGGALFEKKIKVETIMPNRMKLNLSFGGAAELTKGNNANGKLSAQWLFGGAAQNLKAKVDAFLTPQTTSFKKYEDYVFDDPTLAFNTQTQTVFDGKLSADGLADVDANINVEKQAPGQLRANFLVKVFEPGGNFSIQQTTLPYNVYPGYVGIKTPHGSELSGMLVTDQDHEVDIADVDVHGNALAGARTVQLELYKVQWRWWWDQTGNETSNFTQDKYNKLIKAATVEVTNGHGKWILRVPKADWGRYLIKVKDEQTGHSTGKFIYVDWPNWSERLQQTNPTEAAMLSFTSDKTSYKVGEQATLTIPTAVDGRALISFENGSKVLKTAWIDTKKGQTQYHFTVDETMAPNVFVNVTLLQRHSQTVNDLPIRMYGAIPLQVDNPETILKPVISMPDKIRPETQSAITVSEASGKEMTYTIAIVDEGLLDITNYKTPSPHEAFYAREALGVKTWDLFDYVIGAFGGGLERILSIGGDGNLGTNKNVSVNRFKPVVKFMGPFHLGKGEKQTTPFKLPQYVGSVKAMVIAGHDGSYGFADKAVAVKKPLMILATLPRVLGPTEKVQLPVTVFAMEPNIKTVTVSVQSNAFSNLTNNNTKTITFAKTGDQLVTFDLDVKDFVGVGKVKIIAKSGSETAAYDVELNVRNPNPPVTRVLEKELNPGEVWNAAYQAIGISGTNKNTLEIASIPPLNLSKRLDYLIAYPHGCVEQTTSSAFPQLYLGQLLDLSPIQKAEAERNIKATINRLNGFQVQGGGLSYWPGYGDADEWGTNYAGHFMLAAQAKGYSMPIGFIEQWKKYQKQKAQTWAPDPHKFYGDDLNQAYRLYLLALAGSPELGAMNRLREFKYLSIEAKWRLAAAYKLAGQPEAGLRMVAGLPTTIKPYNTMYGTYGSDLRDEAMILETLTLLGQQQKAAGLLRTVASRLSQDDWYSTQTTAYSLIAIAQYCGQNKAASKLIFRYDGGASKGNINSASYIWQAGLAANGGKVMVKNNGTNKLYLRLIQKGQPSSGLDVKTFIDPQVMDMRVGYFTMGGKPIDPTTLKQGTDFVAQVNIKNPGRRGRYDNLALTQIFPSGWEILNSRMLNNDEAFKSSPSDYRDVRDDRVNTYFSLVEGKEVTYYVMLNAAYAGHYYLPAVYCEAMYNSTINSLIKGQWVDVLK